Proteins encoded together in one Pontiella desulfatans window:
- a CDS encoding dockerin type I repeat-containing protein: MMKSIFKWMVIGLALAGNALFAAEPMQITVCPRLTPNALGETNFVRQVEELFIHQLDEWSAVLENISHFKFYSTPVVWLNKREPALLSQSVANLAAMGKDFAVEVGIRKGHESTEEGILDPITAAGGTVDFIITDNVFVKSQFKASTTNIYNWTYEDAVTNYATYVAGIKENYPDLKVGILEAAFRFHWEDQAIFPAEDPSKDYGDLKTILVDVIAACDALGTKIDIFQPEYSYERIVNTENGWAKLQAMEAFCEQQGLEFYFLFNDHTGGNTSDQLFHENVMNCLREVKANGLTPALGTVQSWYDHPVAILPEDQPYTFMYLANAFIRESVSTWTWSGTEFAEWDFNSTTLDPVGTNLVASSNIYDSVLIDVGTGTGSHRSFIFKEPGYGKNGAMDVNELNYFDNGLSIQWDLHDLTGNTADGGSTMAYLMLSDNNNRARYYPGKDNNGLSFSITRKFASSLTNDYYFLEIHRLSDDGATAPQQILKQNLALPSGGSAPVAPTGLNITLDGTGTDVSYSISVSGTTFVGGLTQVSGSITNIVEADYSNFVLAVGAYNSGAVNEGASYVLDAVVTDPLPADTAEVVVHAENWNGALAGWNVYASTAGQQPVATNSIGADTYDGVFFDVGNITNAQRSYMYKEPGYGQNSGMGADELNYFEKPLDIQWDLSELAGDPGSKATSTYLGLFDTNNRNKYYYGKGNNGLVFSINRKYWAGGTNDYYYLEIMHTTSAAGPVRLLKHNFTLPSGTNETDLVAPTGLDIMLDGTGGNVSYSVTVSGTTFAGGDREISGSFTNIVETDYSAFALAIGACNVGVGVVDAPSFITDSIVIEALPISALPFDVIVGPNLIPNGSFGQLSNMTPPGEDKYNVAGSFGDYSGLWGKTADVVGWSPYHADPDGLTGHIGAPYTDDGGLLGGTFYLDTHIASDGELTLNSSMNYRNGMKQENILGQVSPGATYELRVDVAQPNSNTDQSSATFTAALTAGADASNTAQAVAGSLMSIAADTLPDAAGTYQTATISGADLLAAQAPIHVIIDHVNTEAIVDYPGGTPNPTNVTQVSQLKVYEVALVITVPEAGDVNKDGVIDAADLALANTYLAGDGGETATNRQAVLIAQGSTPVEALTALNLTDFDVNGDGYFDAGDVTALEALLVPDPVAVQVEFSAGMLNFVWNSNDGKTYDLESCDNLSFTNWTPHGSHTNMSAAELTNTIIGVSADDPVRFFRIIEK; encoded by the coding sequence ATGATGAAAAGTATATTCAAGTGGATGGTTATCGGGTTGGCTCTTGCGGGCAATGCATTGTTCGCAGCGGAGCCTATGCAGATTACCGTCTGTCCTCGCCTGACACCTAACGCCCTGGGAGAAACGAATTTTGTCCGGCAGGTGGAAGAGCTGTTTATCCATCAGTTGGATGAGTGGAGTGCTGTGCTGGAGAATATCTCCCATTTCAAGTTCTATTCCACGCCCGTCGTTTGGCTGAACAAGCGTGAACCCGCGCTGCTGAGCCAGTCGGTGGCGAATCTGGCCGCGATGGGCAAGGACTTTGCGGTCGAGGTGGGGATTCGGAAAGGACACGAAAGTACCGAAGAGGGCATACTTGATCCGATCACTGCGGCTGGCGGGACGGTTGACTTTATCATCACGGACAATGTCTTCGTTAAATCGCAGTTTAAAGCGAGCACGACCAATATTTATAACTGGACCTATGAGGACGCCGTAACCAACTACGCCACGTATGTGGCCGGGATTAAAGAAAATTATCCGGATCTGAAAGTGGGGATCCTTGAAGCCGCGTTTCGCTTCCATTGGGAGGATCAGGCGATCTTCCCCGCAGAAGATCCGTCGAAGGACTATGGCGACTTGAAAACGATTCTCGTCGACGTCATCGCGGCCTGTGATGCGCTGGGGACAAAGATCGATATCTTCCAACCCGAATATTCCTATGAACGGATTGTGAACACAGAGAACGGGTGGGCAAAGCTCCAGGCCATGGAAGCGTTCTGCGAACAGCAGGGGCTGGAGTTCTACTTCCTGTTTAATGATCACACCGGCGGAAACACCTCCGATCAACTCTTCCATGAAAACGTGATGAACTGCCTGCGGGAGGTCAAAGCGAACGGGCTGACGCCGGCGTTGGGAACAGTTCAGTCCTGGTACGACCATCCCGTTGCAATCCTGCCCGAGGATCAGCCCTATACCTTCATGTATCTGGCAAACGCGTTTATTCGGGAAAGTGTGTCGACCTGGACGTGGTCGGGCACCGAGTTTGCTGAGTGGGATTTCAATTCAACCACACTGGATCCGGTGGGAACCAATCTTGTTGCATCCTCCAATATCTATGACAGCGTGCTGATTGATGTGGGCACCGGAACCGGATCGCACCGCTCGTTCATCTTTAAAGAGCCGGGTTATGGAAAAAACGGCGCAATGGATGTTAATGAGCTGAACTATTTTGATAACGGCTTAAGCATCCAGTGGGATCTGCACGACCTGACCGGCAACACGGCCGATGGTGGCTCTACGATGGCGTACCTGATGCTTTCGGATAACAACAACCGCGCCCGCTACTATCCGGGCAAGGATAACAACGGTCTATCTTTCTCGATTACCCGCAAGTTTGCGTCATCGCTGACGAATGATTATTATTTCCTGGAGATCCATCGCCTTTCGGATGATGGCGCTACCGCGCCGCAGCAGATCCTGAAGCAGAATCTGGCGTTACCATCGGGAGGCAGCGCGCCCGTCGCGCCGACCGGGCTGAATATCACGCTGGATGGAACCGGTACCGATGTGAGCTACAGCATTTCTGTTTCCGGGACGACGTTTGTGGGCGGCTTAACGCAGGTCAGCGGAAGTATCACAAATATTGTGGAGGCGGATTACAGCAACTTTGTGCTGGCGGTCGGCGCGTACAACAGCGGCGCGGTCAACGAAGGGGCGTCCTATGTGCTGGATGCTGTTGTGACCGACCCGCTTCCGGCAGACACGGCGGAGGTGGTTGTCCACGCTGAGAACTGGAACGGGGCGCTCGCGGGATGGAACGTGTATGCGTCTACCGCCGGGCAGCAACCGGTTGCAACCAACAGCATCGGGGCCGATACTTATGACGGGGTCTTTTTCGATGTAGGCAATATTACGAACGCCCAGCGCTCGTATATGTACAAGGAACCCGGTTATGGGCAGAACAGCGGCATGGGAGCCGATGAGCTGAACTATTTTGAAAAGCCGCTCGATATTCAGTGGGACCTTTCAGAGCTGGCGGGTGACCCCGGTTCTAAAGCGACTTCGACCTATCTGGGGCTGTTTGATACTAACAACCGGAATAAATATTATTACGGCAAGGGGAACAACGGACTCGTGTTTTCCATCAACCGGAAGTATTGGGCGGGGGGAACGAACGATTACTACTACCTGGAGATTATGCACACGACGTCGGCGGCAGGCCCGGTTCGGTTGCTGAAGCACAACTTTACGCTGCCTTCCGGAACGAATGAGACCGACCTCGTTGCTCCGACCGGACTGGATATTATGCTGGACGGTACCGGTGGGAATGTGAGCTACAGTGTAACGGTTTCCGGCACCACTTTCGCCGGCGGCGACAGGGAGATCAGCGGAAGTTTTACTAATATTGTGGAAACGGATTACAGTGCGTTCGCGTTGGCGATCGGAGCATGCAACGTGGGAGTGGGGGTTGTAGATGCTCCTTCCTTTATCACCGATTCCATCGTGATCGAGGCACTTCCGATTTCTGCACTGCCGTTTGATGTCATTGTCGGCCCGAACCTGATTCCCAACGGCAGCTTCGGCCAGCTTTCGAATATGACCCCGCCCGGTGAAGACAAATACAATGTGGCAGGTTCCTTCGGCGACTATTCGGGGCTCTGGGGAAAAACGGCGGACGTGGTTGGCTGGTCGCCTTACCATGCCGACCCGGACGGGCTTACCGGGCATATCGGAGCTCCATATACGGATGACGGCGGCCTGCTGGGCGGAACGTTCTATCTCGATACGCATATTGCCTCGGACGGTGAATTGACCCTGAATTCTTCCATGAATTATCGCAATGGCATGAAGCAGGAAAACATTCTCGGCCAGGTCAGCCCTGGTGCGACCTACGAACTGCGTGTTGATGTGGCGCAGCCCAATTCCAATACCGATCAGTCTTCGGCCACCTTTACGGCTGCGCTCACTGCCGGTGCTGATGCAAGCAATACCGCCCAGGCGGTTGCCGGTTCGTTGATGTCCATTGCGGCGGATACGCTGCCGGACGCTGCGGGAACCTACCAGACCGCCACCATCAGCGGGGCCGACCTGCTGGCCGCTCAGGCGCCGATCCATGTGATCATCGATCATGTCAACACCGAAGCCATCGTCGATTATCCCGGCGGAACACCGAATCCGACGAATGTGACTCAGGTGTCGCAGCTGAAAGTCTATGAAGTGGCGCTGGTCATCACGGTTCCGGAAGCCGGAGACGTCAACAAAGACGGCGTCATCGATGCGGCCGACCTGGCATTGGCTAATACCTATCTTGCAGGAGACGGCGGTGAAACAGCCACCAACCGGCAGGCGGTTCTGATCGCTCAGGGCAGTACGCCGGTCGAGGCGCTGACTGCCCTCAACCTGACCGACTTCGATGTCAACGGCGATGGCTATTTTGATGCCGGTGATGTGACTGCTCTCGAAGCGCTGCTCGTGCCCGATCCGGTGGCGGTTCAGGTTGAGTTCAGTGCGGGCATGCTGAACTTTGTATGGAACAGCAACGATGGAAAAACCTATGACCTCGAGTCCTGCGATAATCTGTCATTTACCAATTGGACCCCGCATGGAAGCCATACGAATATGTCGGCGGCTGAGCTGACCAACACCATCATAGGCGTATCGGCCGACGATCCGGTACGGTTCTTCCGTATCATCGAAAAATAA